Proteins encoded in a region of the Anoxybacillus amylolyticus genome:
- a CDS encoding Na+/H+ antiporter NhaC family protein: MRIVPLSHREIVWLLVVTLLGIFSAVLLHFPLVIGFLPGLFALAALCLHKGVAFRALLRMGSRGALQTKEVVIILLLVSMLLPMWEISGTMKQMVALFLHFLSPDHFLVLSFFFMMLMSLLLGTAVGSLSALGIPLMSVAMSLHLPLPVVAGALVSGAFVGDRTSVFSSAYQLLVHTVGTSVYRQLRKLLPTTVLAISFSACFYFFLDLHISTRAALHLAPLHVNTIALLPPIVLLLLVGFRIKMKYAFFASIICAIVLAYWRGTSLVLLRSYLWNGSDQLGGGVRSVLFLLLFIALAGVYNGILEELQIVQPFLDRWLANKKSLISYTWRTIVASLVISAVACNQTLPIILTGRSFFSHWQKQHSREELARVMADSTMIFPGLIPWSILAVMCSAITGVSTISYIPYAIFLWSLPLMTLLFSAGRQFFSKRPSARLFFSRLL; encoded by the coding sequence ATGAGGATAGTTCCACTTTCTCATAGGGAAATAGTATGGTTATTGGTTGTTACATTGCTCGGTATTTTCAGCGCTGTGCTTCTTCACTTTCCGCTTGTTATCGGTTTCCTTCCCGGGCTTTTTGCATTAGCAGCTCTTTGTCTTCACAAAGGTGTAGCTTTTCGTGCGCTTTTGCGAATGGGGAGCCGAGGAGCGCTGCAGACGAAAGAGGTTGTCATTATTTTATTATTGGTAAGTATGCTGCTGCCGATGTGGGAGATAAGCGGTACGATGAAACAAATGGTCGCGTTATTTTTGCACTTTTTATCACCTGACCATTTTTTGGTGCTGTCGTTTTTCTTTATGATGCTAATGTCGCTATTATTAGGCACCGCAGTCGGGTCGTTAAGCGCGCTAGGTATCCCGCTGATGAGCGTGGCGATGTCTTTGCATTTGCCGCTTCCTGTCGTAGCTGGGGCGTTAGTTTCCGGGGCGTTTGTCGGCGATCGGACGTCCGTTTTTTCTAGTGCATATCAGCTGCTTGTACATACAGTTGGAACATCTGTATATCGCCAGCTACGCAAATTGTTGCCGACGACAGTGCTTGCGATTAGTTTTAGTGCTTGTTTTTATTTTTTTCTTGATTTGCACATATCGACACGAGCGGCGCTACATTTAGCACCGTTACATGTGAATACAATTGCGTTACTTCCGCCAATTGTACTTCTTTTGCTCGTTGGCTTTCGTATAAAAATGAAGTACGCCTTTTTCGCAAGCATCATTTGTGCAATCGTGCTTGCGTATTGGCGGGGAACATCGCTCGTTTTGCTTCGTTCCTATTTATGGAATGGCAGTGACCAACTAGGCGGTGGGGTTCGTTCTGTGTTGTTTTTGTTATTATTTATTGCTTTAGCTGGGGTTTATAACGGGATACTAGAAGAATTACAGATAGTGCAGCCGTTTTTAGACCGCTGGCTAGCAAATAAGAAGTCGCTTATATCGTATACGTGGCGAACGATCGTTGCTTCGCTCGTCATTTCCGCGGTGGCGTGTAACCAGACGTTGCCGATTATTTTAACCGGCCGCTCGTTTTTTTCTCATTGGCAAAAGCAGCATTCGCGTGAAGAATTGGCTAGAGTGATGGCAGATTCGACAATGATTTTTCCAGGGCTTATTCCTTGGAGCATTTTAGCGGTTATGTGCAGTGCGATTACAGGAGTTTCTACTATTTCCTATATTCCGTATGCTATTTTTTTATGGAGTTTGCCGCTAATGACGCTGCTTTTTTCAGCCGGCAGGCAATTTTTCTCTAAACGGCCATCTGCTCGTCTATTTTTCTCCCGCCTGTTATAA
- a CDS encoding Na+/H+ antiporter NhaC family protein encodes MEPSWKALLPFLVVIPLSIWTRQVIPGLFVALLLGSYLVDPTILGGLKTMLTYLVHNLMQTNNIRIIIFLYVFAGLISIIKYTGGIKGFVHLVGKKVKTARSALLLTWISTMVTFSDPDFRIVTIAPIMKALKKRLHLSSQQIGFTIEVTSNPVVALIPLATAFVGYMVSVIDKALKTAGIHEKAYTVYVKSIPFNFFSFTIILVGLYYSFFRYNKKRTLSLLEIRKQNRAVMVEAGSELENPNEQQGEEGLESCPEAFEKDTPTKPWNLIVPLSLVLLLTLFLSWWDGHQGAANFFDAFLRSDALGVMLESLMITVILTVIYFLWQRFKLADLLTHFVKGGNELMSVILMLTLIWAVSAISEDLGFSAYITEHVKGWIPHYFVAPVLFLLGALISYFIGSSWGTWGLLMPLGVTLAAESGTNILLVIGAVFASGTFGAFASPLSDNTVTLCTILDLPVIEYARTKLVPSFIAAGLAAVLFTVMSFVWR; translated from the coding sequence ATGGAACCTTCTTGGAAAGCCCTTCTCCCGTTTTTAGTTGTTATCCCGTTATCGATTTGGACAAGGCAAGTCATTCCAGGTTTGTTTGTAGCGCTTTTACTTGGTAGTTATTTAGTCGATCCGACCATACTCGGTGGACTAAAAACAATGCTCACTTATCTTGTACATAACTTAATGCAAACAAACAATATTCGGATCATTATCTTTCTTTACGTATTTGCTGGGCTAATTAGCATTATTAAATATACAGGTGGAATTAAAGGATTTGTCCATCTTGTCGGAAAAAAAGTAAAGACTGCAAGAAGTGCGTTGTTGTTGACATGGATTTCTACGATGGTGACGTTTAGTGACCCGGATTTTCGGATTGTTACGATTGCACCGATTATGAAAGCGTTGAAAAAGAGACTTCATTTATCGTCGCAACAAATCGGTTTTACGATTGAAGTAACGTCCAATCCTGTCGTTGCCCTCATTCCGCTAGCAACTGCGTTCGTTGGCTACATGGTATCGGTCATTGACAAAGCGTTAAAAACGGCCGGTATTCATGAAAAAGCGTACACGGTGTATGTAAAAAGCATTCCGTTTAACTTTTTTTCGTTTACCATTATTCTCGTCGGCTTATACTATAGTTTTTTCCGATATAACAAAAAACGGACGTTATCGCTGTTGGAAATTCGGAAGCAAAACCGAGCGGTAATGGTCGAAGCGGGAAGTGAATTAGAAAACCCAAACGAACAACAAGGGGAAGAAGGACTAGAGTCTTGTCCGGAAGCGTTTGAAAAAGATACGCCGACGAAGCCGTGGAATTTAATTGTCCCGCTTTCGCTTGTTCTTCTGTTAACGCTTTTTCTCAGTTGGTGGGACGGCCACCAAGGGGCAGCAAACTTTTTTGACGCATTTCTCCGTAGCGATGCGCTAGGTGTGATGTTAGAATCGTTAATGATAACCGTTATTTTAACGGTCATATATTTTCTATGGCAACGATTTAAGCTAGCAGATTTATTGACGCATTTTGTCAAAGGTGGAAATGAACTAATGTCTGTCATTTTAATGCTCACGTTGATTTGGGCAGTGTCCGCGATTTCGGAAGATTTAGGGTTCTCTGCCTATATTACGGAGCATGTAAAGGGATGGATTCCGCATTATTTTGTCGCACCAGTATTGTTTTTGTTAGGGGCGCTCATTTCATATTTCATCGGTTCATCATGGGGGACGTGGGGGCTATTAATGCCACTTGGTGTAACGCTTGCGGCGGAATCAGGGACGAATATTTTATTGGTCATCGGAGCGGTATTTGCGAGTGGGACATTTGGCGCATTCGCTTCCCCGTTGAGCGATAATACGGTAACGTTATGCACCATTTTAGACTTGCCGGTCATTGAATACGCCCGCACAAAACTTGTGCCTTCCTTTATCGCTGCCGGCTTAGCTGCTGTTTTGTTTACCGTTATGTCGTTTGTGTGGAGATAA
- a CDS encoding MerR family transcriptional regulator: MERKDDGYKFKKVISIGVVSELTGLSQRQIRYYEERKLIFPDRSKGTRKYSFDDVERLMDIADKREEGVPTQEIRRELTKELREKMLKGQMNAHFRLRG; encoded by the coding sequence ATGGAGCGAAAAGACGATGGATATAAGTTTAAAAAAGTCATTTCGATCGGGGTCGTCAGCGAACTGACAGGGTTGTCACAGCGACAAATTCGCTATTACGAAGAGCGCAAGTTGATTTTTCCTGACCGTTCGAAAGGAACGCGCAAATATTCATTTGATGACGTAGAACGGCTGATGGATATTGCCGATAAGCGTGAAGAAGGTGTACCAACGCAAGAAATTCGCCGTGAACTCACAAAAGAACTACGCGAAAAAATGTTAAAAGGACAAATGAACGCTCATTTCCGGTTGAGGGGATAA
- a CDS encoding Fur-regulated basic protein FbpA: protein MGNLLRNALWRQKQFYIDELTKTGMFDFDSLDRWTITELRREYERNRARQKKKREGLQ, encoded by the coding sequence ATGGGGAATTTGCTCCGAAACGCGCTTTGGAGACAAAAACAGTTTTATATTGACGAACTGACGAAAACAGGCATGTTCGATTTCGATTCGCTTGATCGATGGACCATCACTGAATTGCGCCGCGAATATGAACGAAATCGAGCAAGACAAAAGAAAAAACGGGAGGGATTACAGTGA
- a CDS encoding acyltransferase, with protein MNNRQPSELVVMKSLAFLAVVFQSALLYVMNHRTLRPEEAVMVGMLFNFVKFSAPVFVFLAGFHMAQQTIGHYPSYVLQKGKELLLPYGFWAVVYLFLLAKDAGWNEWVKQFLTGDAAPHLWYVVMIFQFHVLAPLFALFFTWLKTKEAWTKALISGAVVYILFLISFEQVSTSSLHYFDRSFFAYFFYFLLGGVAAQTLQKWRKFVLQSIPFNTFLFLALFIFVGYELLTFKTIFSIDLKAATYLKPSMFFYVCSEILLLYALSITIVQTKSPLYTVLRFIHRYTYGAYLGHLFFIYMFAHTLNTAAPLLQGVMLFAVTAFLSVGCCVLLHLSPVSTLAIGHEQKQWEWRVSPLMLLKK; from the coding sequence ATGAATAATCGACAACCTTCCGAACTAGTCGTGATGAAAAGTTTAGCATTTTTAGCTGTCGTCTTTCAAAGCGCTTTACTATACGTGATGAACCACCGAACGCTTCGACCGGAAGAAGCGGTAATGGTCGGTATGCTCTTTAATTTTGTAAAGTTTTCAGCGCCGGTATTCGTATTTTTGGCAGGATTCCATATGGCGCAGCAAACCATTGGCCACTATCCGTCGTACGTGCTGCAGAAAGGAAAAGAATTGCTTCTTCCGTATGGGTTCTGGGCGGTTGTTTATTTATTTTTACTAGCAAAAGATGCTGGCTGGAATGAATGGGTAAAACAATTTTTGACAGGGGACGCTGCCCCTCATTTATGGTATGTGGTGATGATTTTCCAATTCCATGTACTCGCTCCGTTGTTTGCGCTATTTTTTACATGGCTAAAAACAAAAGAGGCATGGACAAAAGCGCTCATCAGTGGCGCGGTTGTGTATATTTTATTTTTAATATCGTTCGAGCAGGTGAGTACGTCTTCACTCCATTATTTTGATCGAAGCTTTTTTGCTTATTTCTTTTACTTTTTACTTGGAGGCGTAGCAGCACAAACATTGCAAAAATGGCGGAAATTCGTCTTACAATCGATTCCGTTCAATACGTTTCTCTTTTTAGCATTGTTTATTTTCGTAGGATACGAGTTGCTTACCTTTAAAACTATTTTTTCGATTGATTTAAAAGCGGCAACGTATTTAAAACCGTCGATGTTTTTCTACGTATGCTCAGAAATTTTATTGCTTTACGCATTATCGATAACTATCGTTCAAACAAAATCGCCGTTATATACGGTACTTCGGTTTATTCACCGTTATACGTACGGCGCGTACTTAGGGCATTTATTCTTTATATACATGTTTGCACATACGTTAAACACCGCTGCTCCGCTTTTACAAGGTGTCATGTTGTTTGCTGTTACTGCTTTTTTATCGGTTGGATGCTGCGTGCTCCTTCATTTGTCTCCAGTGAGCACGTTGGCCATCGGGCACGAACAAAAACAATGGGAATGGCGGGTTTCTCCGCTAATGCTATTGAAAAAATAA
- a CDS encoding LytR/AlgR family response regulator transcription factor: protein MWLRMRVIVVDDEPLSRDELKHLLSEYEQVEIVGEADCGESALEKIVSLQPDVVFLDIEMAEMSGFILAKMLKQLKQPPTIVFATAYPNYAVEAFRYEAVDYLLKPFDDVQVGETVARLLRKLEKEKPTASHGPLRKLAIEEEDGIVYVSPHDILYCCREIKDTIVVTKQKTYYTKAPLKELEQKLKGTLFFRPHKSYLVNVEKVEQLTPWFNGAYQLTLTGTDVKIPVSRNYVKALRQRLEL from the coding sequence ATGTGGTTGCGTATGCGAGTTATCGTCGTCGATGATGAACCGTTAAGCCGCGACGAGTTGAAACATTTATTGAGCGAGTATGAGCAAGTGGAAATTGTAGGCGAAGCAGATTGCGGGGAAAGTGCGCTCGAAAAAATTGTTTCCTTGCAGCCGGATGTTGTGTTTTTGGATATCGAAATGGCGGAAATGTCAGGGTTTATCCTTGCGAAAATGTTAAAACAACTTAAGCAACCGCCGACGATTGTGTTTGCAACGGCATATCCGAATTACGCGGTCGAAGCGTTCCGTTATGAAGCGGTAGACTATTTATTAAAGCCATTTGATGACGTGCAAGTAGGGGAAACGGTCGCTCGCCTGTTGCGCAAATTGGAAAAAGAAAAACCTACTGCTTCACACGGACCACTTCGAAAGTTAGCGATTGAAGAAGAAGACGGCATCGTTTACGTTTCGCCGCACGATATTTTATATTGTTGCCGAGAAATAAAAGATACAATCGTTGTGACGAAACAGAAAACGTATTATACGAAAGCCCCGTTAAAAGAGCTAGAACAAAAACTAAAAGGGACTCTATTTTTTCGTCCGCATAAAAGCTATTTAGTAAATGTGGAAAAAGTAGAACAGCTTACCCCATGGTTTAATGGCGCATATCAGTTGACGTTAACAGGAACAGACGTGAAAATTCCAGTCAGTCGCAATTATGTGAAAGCGCTTCGACAGCGGTTAGAATTATAA
- a CDS encoding sensor histidine kinase, giving the protein MTVWQLCLSMVERLGIIVMVAFLLTRLSYFRRLIYHQQVDWTQRFIIMVIFGIFGIVGTYTGLTVHVETFEVAKWTWSLKENEALANSRVIGVVIAGLLGGWQVGLGAGLIAGVHRLFLGGFTAVACGVSTIIAGAIAGMVHHHKKRAFALSPEVALVVGMAAETLQMLVILLVAKPFDRALLLVEEIGVPMVIANGLGSAIFILVIRNVFQEEEKAGALQAEKAMRLAEATIHHLRNGLTPQSAKAICELFIQEVPSVAVSVTDRAHILAHVGAGSDHHFANEPIQTETTRRVVETGEMLIVHDRVACHDPHCPLHKAIIAPLKRKDETVGTLKFYFQSEADLSSITFEFVKGLSSLLSLQLEIAEAEKYYQLMKEAQIKALHAQVHPHFLFNALNTIVSCIRIDPNRARQLLVSLAYYFRKNLAGTTEMLSTLEEEIRHVQAYLTIEEARFQDKLRVRYDIEEGFDRVVLPTMTLQPLVENAVKHGLKYMKKGSEIVIVVKADRDMVKISVSDNGKGMTDEEVAQLLRTPVASSKGAGIGLYNVYERIKSLLGEEAKFAIVSAKGKGTTVQLTVPLKEGKEGDVVAYASYRRR; this is encoded by the coding sequence ATGACAGTGTGGCAGCTTTGCCTTTCGATGGTCGAACGGCTTGGAATTATTGTCATGGTTGCATTTTTATTAACACGGTTGTCGTATTTTCGCCGCTTGATTTATCATCAACAAGTGGATTGGACACAGCGGTTCATTATTATGGTTATTTTCGGAATTTTCGGGATTGTTGGAACGTATACCGGTTTAACGGTGCACGTCGAAACGTTCGAAGTCGCGAAATGGACGTGGTCGTTGAAAGAAAATGAGGCGCTCGCCAACTCGCGCGTCATCGGGGTCGTTATCGCTGGTTTGCTTGGTGGATGGCAAGTGGGGCTTGGCGCAGGATTAATTGCTGGTGTGCATCGGCTTTTTCTCGGTGGGTTTACAGCGGTCGCTTGCGGTGTATCGACGATTATTGCTGGAGCGATTGCTGGGATGGTGCATCACCACAAAAAAAGAGCGTTCGCCCTGTCGCCGGAGGTGGCGCTTGTCGTTGGGATGGCAGCGGAAACGTTACAAATGCTCGTTATTTTGCTTGTCGCCAAACCGTTTGACCGAGCGTTATTACTCGTCGAGGAAATTGGTGTGCCGATGGTTATTGCTAATGGCTTAGGGAGTGCTATTTTTATACTAGTCATTCGCAACGTATTTCAAGAAGAAGAAAAAGCAGGTGCATTGCAGGCGGAAAAAGCGATGCGCTTAGCGGAAGCAACTATTCATCATTTACGGAACGGGTTAACGCCCCAATCGGCGAAAGCAATTTGTGAGCTTTTTATTCAAGAAGTTCCGTCGGTAGCAGTGTCGGTGACAGATCGCGCGCATATTTTGGCGCATGTCGGGGCAGGGAGTGACCATCATTTCGCCAATGAGCCGATTCAGACAGAAACGACGCGACGGGTAGTGGAGACAGGGGAAATGCTCATTGTGCACGATCGGGTCGCTTGCCACGATCCGCATTGTCCGTTGCATAAAGCCATTATTGCACCGTTAAAGCGAAAGGACGAAACGGTAGGAACACTTAAATTTTACTTTCAGTCAGAAGCGGATTTATCTTCGATTACGTTTGAATTTGTAAAAGGGCTATCGTCGCTTTTAAGCTTGCAGCTGGAAATTGCCGAAGCGGAAAAATATTATCAATTAATGAAAGAAGCGCAAATTAAAGCGCTCCATGCCCAAGTTCATCCGCATTTTCTGTTTAATGCACTCAACACGATCGTTTCTTGCATCCGAATTGATCCGAATCGAGCAAGGCAACTGCTCGTTTCCCTAGCGTATTATTTTAGGAAAAATTTAGCGGGTACGACTGAAATGCTATCGACGTTAGAAGAGGAAATTCGTCATGTCCAAGCATATTTAACAATCGAAGAAGCGCGGTTTCAAGATAAATTGCGTGTCCGGTATGATATTGAGGAGGGGTTTGACCGAGTAGTGCTTCCAACGATGACGCTGCAGCCATTGGTAGAAAATGCGGTAAAACATGGTTTAAAATATATGAAAAAAGGTAGCGAAATTGTCATCGTCGTGAAAGCTGATAGGGATATGGTGAAAATTTCGGTGTCCGATAACGGCAAAGGAATGACGGATGAAGAAGTAGCGCAGCTATTGCGAACGCCAGTCGCTTCTTCAAAAGGAGCGGGGATCGGTTTATATAATGTGTATGAGCGAATAAAGTCATTGCTTGGAGAAGAAGCGAAATTCGCCATTGTATCGGCAAAAGGAAAAGGAACGACTGTTCAATTAACCGTTCCACTGAAAGAAGGGAAGGAGGGGGATGTGGTTGCGTATGCGAGTTATCGTCGTCGATGA
- a CDS encoding MFS transporter: MERWKKRNWGWKFADHLSELYVVALLLGVAGASFAAALPLASRWYPPQYQGLAMGIAGAGNSGTVLTTLFANRIAQHYGDWHIVFGLALIPVLVTFILFSILAKDSLNQPAPQKFIHYMNVLKQRDAWLFCIFYSVTFGGFVGMSSYLTIFFNAQYGLDPVRAADFTTICVIAGSFFRPVGGWLADKFGGIRMLIMLYSVVAIMMALLSSLPSLTIATSLLFVAMMSLGMGNGSVFQLVPQRFQKEIGVVTGIVGAAGGLGGYFLPKILGNIKLATGSFTFGFLILSGIAILCMLLITIVQRQWRRTWIGASGKARAEHV, encoded by the coding sequence ATGGAGAGATGGAAAAAAAGAAACTGGGGATGGAAGTTTGCGGATCATTTATCCGAGCTTTATGTCGTAGCGTTATTGCTTGGAGTGGCGGGAGCGAGTTTTGCTGCTGCATTGCCGCTTGCGAGCCGTTGGTATCCACCGCAATACCAAGGGCTTGCGATGGGGATTGCGGGTGCTGGCAACAGTGGAACGGTATTAACGACGTTGTTTGCCAACCGAATTGCCCAACATTACGGGGATTGGCACATTGTCTTTGGCTTGGCGCTTATTCCAGTCCTTGTGACATTTATTCTCTTTTCGATATTAGCGAAAGATAGTCTTAACCAACCCGCACCACAAAAATTTATCCACTATATGAACGTGTTAAAACAACGCGATGCATGGCTGTTTTGTATCTTTTACAGTGTCACATTTGGCGGTTTTGTCGGGATGTCCAGCTATTTAACGATCTTTTTCAACGCCCAGTACGGACTTGATCCAGTGAGAGCAGCGGATTTTACGACAATTTGTGTTATTGCAGGGAGTTTTTTTAGACCAGTTGGTGGTTGGTTAGCTGATAAGTTTGGAGGCATTCGCATGTTAATCATGCTATATAGCGTGGTAGCGATTATGATGGCGCTTCTTTCTTCGCTTCCGAGCTTAACGATCGCTACTTCGTTATTATTTGTCGCAATGATGAGTTTAGGAATGGGGAACGGTTCGGTGTTTCAGCTAGTGCCGCAACGGTTTCAAAAAGAGATTGGCGTCGTCACGGGAATTGTCGGAGCGGCAGGAGGGCTTGGCGGTTATTTTTTGCCAAAAATTTTAGGGAATATTAAATTAGCGACCGGATCGTTTACGTTCGGTTTCCTCATTTTAAGTGGAATTGCTATTTTGTGCATGTTACTGATTACGATCGTGCAACGACAATGGAGAAGAACATGGATTGGCGCTAGCGGAAAAGCGAGAGCAGAACATGTTTAA
- a CDS encoding aldose epimerase family protein: MRIVQEQWTEVDGRPIIAYTFTNDNGMEVTCLNYGCIITKILAPDKYGNYENVVLAFNEFSPYLTNSPYFGAVIGRVAGRIREASFELNGKTYQLHKNENSNHLHGGQKGFHHVVWKAVEFSTKEAVGVQFSYTSPDGEEGYPGNVDVQVTYTLNNQNEFIISYHATSDKDTPITLTNHTYFNLSGNLKSDILHHRLKIKSNQFLELDHQFIPTGVLLNVENTPFDLREGKLLKEGIEANHPQIALVGQGYDHPFLLDSRHAEEIVLFEPESGRTLIIETDEPGVVVYTGNHFPSGMKVNGMPSRKYLGICLETQALPDAVHHPHFPSCILRAGEVYSSMTKYTFRVHQA; encoded by the coding sequence ATGAGAATTGTACAGGAACAATGGACAGAAGTAGATGGCCGTCCGATTATCGCCTATACCTTTACGAACGATAACGGAATGGAAGTGACGTGTTTAAATTATGGCTGCATCATTACAAAAATATTGGCTCCTGACAAATACGGAAACTATGAAAATGTTGTCTTAGCGTTCAATGAGTTTTCTCCGTATCTTACAAACAGCCCGTATTTCGGAGCGGTGATCGGGCGGGTGGCTGGAAGAATCAGGGAAGCCTCTTTTGAATTAAACGGAAAAACATATCAGTTACATAAAAATGAAAACAGTAATCATTTACATGGCGGACAAAAAGGATTTCACCATGTTGTTTGGAAAGCAGTTGAATTTTCTACAAAAGAAGCGGTAGGCGTGCAGTTTTCGTATACAAGCCCCGATGGGGAAGAAGGATATCCTGGGAATGTCGACGTTCAAGTTACATACACGTTAAATAATCAAAATGAGTTCATCATTTCTTACCATGCAACTTCTGACAAAGACACACCAATAACGTTAACCAATCATACGTATTTTAATTTAAGCGGCAATTTAAAAAGCGATATTTTACACCATCGCTTAAAAATCAAGAGTAATCAGTTTTTGGAGCTAGACCACCAGTTTATTCCGACCGGTGTACTGTTAAATGTCGAGAACACTCCTTTTGATTTGAGGGAAGGCAAATTGCTCAAAGAAGGCATTGAAGCAAATCATCCGCAAATTGCTTTAGTCGGGCAAGGATATGATCATCCGTTTTTGTTAGATAGCCGTCATGCTGAAGAAATCGTTTTGTTTGAACCCGAAAGCGGACGAACATTAATAATAGAAACCGATGAACCTGGGGTGGTGGTATATACAGGAAATCATTTTCCGAGTGGGATGAAGGTAAACGGGATGCCATCTCGAAAATATTTAGGGATTTGCTTAGAAACACAAGCATTACCAGATGCAGTACATCACCCTCATTTTCCTTCTTGCATTTTGCGTGCAGGAGAAGTGTACTCATCGATGACAAAATATACGTTTCGTGTGCATCAAGCATAG